TCTCCCTTTGACTCCTGATGCAACTGCCCCAATAACTTACCGCCTGCTTCCGGATTTTCATCAATGATTGCTACATTTGCCCCGTACGATGCAGCCATGATTGCTGCATTCATGCCGGCAGGACCTGCACCAATTACAATCAGATCGTACTTCATGTGTCTTCCCCATCCTGGGATTCAATTTTCATTTGATCCTTCACTTCAGTAATGCATGCCCGGACACTTCGTTTACCATTAACCGTTACACGACATTCAAAACAATGACCAATCCCGCAATAGATTCCACGCGGCTTCCTGTCTTTGTCGGAATAACCAAGAACACGAATATCATTGGCAAGTAACGCAGCGGCAATCGACTCTCCTTCACGAGCCTCGTAATCTAGCCCATTAAACGTAATCGTTACCGGTCTCCGTTCCAGTTCACCAAGAATTGGATGCTCCTTTATCCGCATCATTCCAATTCCTTTCCTTCCCCAACCAATTCAGCCAATGTTAAAGGCCGCACCGGCTCGGCAAACGTCAATCCTTCCATATCCTGTTTATAATAAGAAACGGCCTGCTCGATTAGCGGCCGGCACGTTCTTCCCTGGCATATCCCCATGCCGGCCCGCGTTTTCAATTTTATTGCCTTCGCAGTTGTTCCACTTTCAATGGCTGCTTCGATTTCACTCAACATGACTTCCTCACACCTGCAGATTACTACATCTTCGGTCATAATTACCCTCCAAAAAATCCAAGTATTTACTTAAATTTATGAAAGGTTTCTATTCTTCATGCCTGAAATGCTGTTTGTGACATGGGCTTGATTTCAGGTTATGCTACACAAAAACTTCTTGAGCACCTTATCCAACACTAAACGCCTTTTTTCATTTGTGAACTTTAGCGTTTTTGCATAAAACTTTAGCGTTCTTGTTTTAAACTTTAGCGTTTTTACGCAAAACTTTAGCGAAAATAACATGATCTTTAGCGTTTCGCGTAAATCAGAAAACTCCATCCATCCCCGACACTTTTTCTCCCGGCAACTCACTCCGCTAAAATCTCCCGTGTTTTCTCTAAAATTTCCTCATCCTTCAACCGA
The genomic region above belongs to Virgibacillus doumboii and contains:
- a CDS encoding (2Fe-2S)-binding protein, whose translation is MTEDVVICRCEEVMLSEIEAAIESGTTAKAIKLKTRAGMGICQGRTCRPLIEQAVSYYKQDMEGLTFAEPVRPLTLAELVGEGKELE
- a CDS encoding (2Fe-2S)-binding protein, encoding MMRIKEHPILGELERRPVTITFNGLDYEAREGESIAAALLANDIRVLGYSDKDRKPRGIYCGIGHCFECRVTVNGKRSVRACITEVKDQMKIESQDGEDT